The Lolium rigidum isolate FL_2022 chromosome 1, APGP_CSIRO_Lrig_0.1, whole genome shotgun sequence region AAACTGTATTCAAATCGAAGACACGTATGAAAGCTCCGTGAATCCACATAAACCGAGCATATCAGACAGCATGCCAAGCCAACAAGTGCTTGAATTGCCAGGACTAACTCCATCACTGAGGAGGCTTAACAAACAGTAAGAACTAACACATCTAATGGCATGCTCGGAAGCGTCAGACCGCACCACGCCCATAAAGCGAAGCGAAATCGGATCCGGCAACAAGTGCTTGAATTCCACCGTCTACGTACACAGCGTTCAACCTACAACGCCGCTCCTGCGGGCTGCGGTCCACGGCACACCCCGAAACGGATCCTACCCTCCAGGCAGCGCGCTCTCGGCTACGAGATCCGGATCTCATCTCGGCGGCGCCCGATCCGGCGGGGCGCGCGCGGATCTAGCGCGGGTCAACCGCGGGCAGGACGAAACATGGTATACCGGTGGGGGAAGGGAGACGGGGCGTTTACCTGGGGAAATTCGGGGGACTGCGCCCAGACGCTGCCGTCGTGGCCGATGATGGCGGCGGAGGTGAGGTGCTGGCCGTCAATTTCGCACATCAGGTGGTCGTCGACGTACGTCTGCCACGACATCTTGGatcgtcctcctccttctccggcgcgcGGCGACTtcgctctgctgctgctgctgctgctgcgcttGGATCGCACGCGGTCTGGGCTGATTGCTTTGGTTGGacctggctggctggctggctgccTTGACGGCTGAGGCTGGGTGGGGTGGGGAATATATCGGTTGCGTGTGTCTGCGTGGGTCTGTGGGAGAGAGGACCTGGAAAACCCTACCTTTTTTTTCATTTTGCTTTTTATGTTTCTAGAGAATTGGGGGGAAATTCGTGGGAGCAACGTGTGGTGGTGAGAGAAAGGAGAGGGGCtgcaattttcttttttttttgtttcaagaaATCTAGTGCCCAAATATTTTGTTTTTCTGATTAAATCCTGGTTAGATGTTGCCTCGAGGCGAGGGTACTGGAGAATGTTAAGGCGAACGACGAAAGAGCGAGGTGGTTAGGGCAAGTGACAACACTAATATGTGTCGATGAAGGAGGTAGCCTCATAGCTTGCTGCAAGTGACACGTatgtgtcgatgaagaaggtaGCCTCATAGAGGGGGTGCAATTTTTTAAAATTCTGTTTTTCGGATTAAATCCTGACTAGATGTCGCCTCTGAGACGAGTGCAGTGGACTGTGATcgcagaaggaggagaagagtaaTGGAGAATATTAAGGTGAACGACGAAAGAGCGAGGTGGTTAGGGCAAGTGACACACCAATAGATGTCGATGAAGGAGGTAGCCTCATAGCTTGATGCAAGAAAGGAGAAGCAATAAATTGTAgacgagggagagggagagggattgagaagaagaagaaaaggaagagtaGCAGCATATGGAGACTATGGAATGAACGCTTAGCACGTTGTGATGAACTCATATTTGGCGAGGTCTTTAATCGACCCTCGTGTGTTATAGTTATGATGCACGAGGTGCGCTCAAGGAAATAAGTGTCCAAATAGAGGAATCTGGTATTTTTTAAGAAACATTATGTAAATGAATATTTATGATTTAATTGTCCCACAAAAAATACATGCATTTACATTTTTTTCTCTAGGATTTGGTTTTGCCATAAATTTGCAATGGAATTTAGTTTTGGGCAGAGTTGAAGCATCTAACAATCTATATTGATTTTGGTCAAAAGTGATCGAGTTGTAAGAATTTGGCAACACACTAAATGCTCATTAAAAAAAAGAGGATTCATCTAGTTGGAAAAATGTCTTCAATAGAGTTTGCCCAAAAAATGAATACTTATTAATAAATACCAAGGTATGTTCGATATCCACATGATTTAGAAAAAACACAAATTTATGAAAATTACAAGAGGGTGATGTTATGGACACACAGTTATTACATAATTACCCAAATATGTTGGTTAAACAATATAAAAAATGGCTCTAGCAGGCATTGATATGCAATATTTTAATCTAAATAATTAACATTGAGACTTAACTGAACGACCCTATCAACTTACTAACATGGTAGTACAACTTAACATCGTTAGACGATGCATACCAACACTCTAGGCAATACACTATTACCCCTAAAGTTTATCACAACAATTTCTTGCTTAAAGTTTACACAGATTTCCAATGATGTTGCCAATCAACGATAGCATTCAAGATTGGTGAAGGCTTGATGCATGCTCAAGGCATGACATGGTTGTGATGCAGGGAAGGACAAAACAGTCGTATGAGGTAAAACAAGAAATCATTtaggattttttttcttcaaaaaagagGTTGAAACCTCCTGTCTCTGCATTAAAAAGATATATACAACCTTTTTTTATTGAAGTGGATGCAAGGCAACGAGACCATATACATCAATATGCATATTACATAGCATATACAATTATGGTAGAATTGTTACAAGATAAGAAATAACACATACAACTAAGTCAACTTCTTCCGCATCAACACCTTCAATAAGAGAAAACAAGTCCTTGCGTCGTTGCGGCCAATTCCAGCTAAACATTCTAGAAAAAAAGATTTTTCATTTTGGTTGCTGAGAAGGCTAGTACATCAGCAAGGAGGTGACACCTTCAACAAGATAACGATGCAAGTTCGTTGATGCTAACTAACAAAGGCTAGAACAATATTTTTCACCCCCGAAAATGAAGTAGTGCTTGAATCATTATCTTGTTGACTAGACTTCCCCATGCATGTCATCTAGTGTGTTGAATTGGGAAACTTTATTGCAGTCCATGTGCAGGCTTTCAATCTACTCGTTGGTACACTCCAATAGTCAATTTAGAAGTGACATATGTAGTAAATTCAATATTTGAATCATGAATCTCTTGGTCTCTTATATAGCAGCATCCAACTAtctagccaaaaaaaaattaggaaaacaACAAGACTTTGATCTAGATTTTATTATTTGCCAACAATCATTATATCGTTTATAAGTTTGCTAAAAATAAAGTTAGGGGATTCATCGACCTAAACACAAAAAATATCAGGAAAGCAAATTCTAGTTAATTCATgagtaactttgttggcttctctTGGACAATGCTAATTATGCATCCAACTATTTTGGCCCATTAACACTAGCAGGAACACATTTATTAAATGGACAAAGTTACCTCTCTAACATCGTAGCCAATGTCCTGAATAAAGTAGCAACACATTTTTAGCATGTTTAAATAGAATTAAGAGGGGGGAGATAATTAATTGTACAAAAGTATATATCCCGACTTCATttggggtgtctgtctctcttccAAAGTGTGACCATCTTCCCCAATCTATCATTTCCACCTATTTTGAATGTATTATGTATTATCATATAAAAATGTGAATCGAGAGATTGTGCAACCAAAACAACTTGAAACCTAATTTTTCTTATGTTGTTATTGATCCCCTATTCTACATCACGGAGATCATATGGCCTAGAGCCAGAGAAACCACACAATGTGATGAGTCGACATCGAGGTGCCAAACGACTCCATCGATAAGAACTCTTCGGCTTAACTCGATAGATTCAAAAATTACGAATTGATAGCCCCGAAAAAAGTGGATCACTTCTTATGTACTCACTTAGAATGATATTGTTTTGGAATAATAAGAACCTAAATGTATGTTCCTAGGAATTTAAACTTGCGTGGTTGGGTTGTGTCGTTCGCTTCCCTACCAAATAAGTTAGGTTTGCTTCTTTTCTCTATCTATATAGTGCATGGCCTATTAGAAGCAGGCGGTGCTCTTGGACGCTTTTCCTTTGCATCTTATTCTTTCTTTTACCGCTATAACATTTTTCCATACTTGCATTCAATTGAGACATACCCTGTTTTCTCACTTCCAAAACCTTCTTGAACTAAATGATATGTATCAAATTGAAGTTGTGAATTCGAATTTTTTTCCTTCTTTGATTGCTGGAAAAGCTTCACTAGATAGAGAAGTGATAAACGAAACGTATCCCTTGCCCGGGTTTTCTTCTACTACTTGAGCAAAAAAGAATTGTATTCGGTGCAGCCATACCAGGCCGCTGTCATCAAATTCATACTAACAATCACGCGAAAATCTGTGTcgtgctgtgtgtgtgtgtgtggtgcaaTGCCCTATTTGATTATAAGTATGTTAGAACGAAACAACATCAACTCCCCTTATAAGTCGCTCTCACATCTATTGTCACATCAGTTCGAGACTAAACTGGCTTTGGAATTTTCACAATTTAGAGGAGCCTCATGTACACATGGTTCAGATGCTACCGTGACAGGAGGAGAGGAATCAgaattttttatatatataaGGCGGAGGACAGTTTGCCTCAATCAATTGGGCGAAAGGAATTTCAATATCATCAAAAAATGTGTCATTACAAGTGGCAACAGGGTGTCGCAACATGCAGCTGTCTCAGAAGAAGGAAAACCGAAAGCTTTCTTCTGTTTTACGAGATTTGTCGGTGACCCCACCCGCTCATCACTTATCTATCTACAGATCTTAATTTAAGATGCGATCGGGTGATCCGAATTCGGACGGCGACAGGAAGGCACGTCGCTGAAACTTGCAGGACTGGAGCACCGGTATTGCTAATCCAAATTGGGTCACTATCTCCTAACGAGATTCGATACCCACTCAAACATACTATTCCAAGCGCTGCCATCCATCCAGAGGAAAATCggcaacgtttttttttttttgttaaggaaAAGTGCAGAGTTGGAGCTTCAGTTATAGATTGATGGCTTCATCCACTCCGAAGCTTCATGAATTCAGTAGTTTTCAGTCGACGTTATGTGAGAATCTACTATGCCGGTTTACATACGGTATttctaaaacaaaaataaatgttGATGGCTTGTATATGTTTTGGCGCTGAAAGTTTAAGCGCCTGCTGCACAAATTGGAAGTCCCGATTCTGTTGAAACTTACACAAGGGCGGCCAGGGAAGCAAACTGTACAGTTTTGCCCCAAACGATGTGTGTGCACTGAGCAAGAACCAAACGAAACACATGAGAAAAAGGATGAACAACATGCGAAACTATCCCTTGCACATTTTAGGAAGATCTTCCTGACAACGCAATCGCTTCGGTTCCACATTGACAAACCACTTGTGATCAGGACCAGCACAAGGCTAGGATCATGTGTGCAGGTCGGCGTGGGAAAGCGAGTTGCCAGATCTCACAGGAGAAGGAAGCAAACATGACAGCATCTTCATCATTGGCCTCAACGGGGTGGTTTTATCAGAAGACAAGCTGGCATTATTTTTGATAACTCCTGGCGAGCCAGAGCCATCTTCAGTTGAGAGTACCACGTCCTCTGTTTTAGATGCTGCTGCTCCAACGACCTTTGTACTGAATTCTTGAACCACCTGCCATCATCAGAGGCACCAGAATAAGTATTTTCAAGGAGTATTAATATAAACTATCTTCTGTCAAGCGATCAACATGGGGTTACAAAAGAAACTGTCTATTTTGATTCGAAACTACCTAGCTTTCAAGACCACCTACAAAATTTCGTAATTCTCCAGTCATCGCACCGCTGGAAAATACATAATTCGTATTAACTCATTCTATAATTCGTGGGCTGGATTTGGGTCCACTGGGAGTGAGTTTGGTCCACAGGCCACACTGCATTAGTGCAGCTATACAGCATTAGTAGCTAGCATGTAACGATCCGAGTAGTTTACAGATAGCAGCATTGATTTGCAAATAGCATATGAGCTCACCAAATGATCAAATCAGAAAATTTCTAAAAAATAAAATACATATGGAATATAGGCTATAGGTAATTTGGTCTAGCGGCAAATAGTTAGAACATACATATTTCCTGGCATGTGGCAGCCATGTTCGCTTTGCGCTTTGTGCTTTGTGCTTGACGGAAGCAAGTTTAATTAATTCCTTAACAAAGACTTGTATATCCCAATAATGGGATGGGCGCTGAAGTGCGCATATGTCTTTTCCAGTTAATTATCACCAGCGTATGTTGACTATGAACTACTTATCACAGGCAACTTCGATTGATCTATATATACTAGGAGAGGGACAAATGTATGAAACGTTTCACATCCAAGAAACAACACAGCTCGAGAGAGTGGCATAAGAAAATCTTCTTAGTGCAATGAGTTGTAGTTCAGAAATGGAAGAAATGAGTTAGGATGTCTCCATACCTTCCACTGAGAACGGGTAAGAAGCACTCTAGCCCTTTTAGACCGCACATACTCAAATGCTGCAGTAGGTGTCATATTCTTGTACTTCACCTGTTAAAAATCAAACATAAAAATCCCCACTGAAAAATGATACAAAATTAATTCCAACTATGTGGTGCGCGATAATTTTATTCCCACTATACAGGTTATAAGTAACTAGAGACAGTTTGGTGGTCATCGTTGCAAAAGTGTGGAAACAGTGATTTTAGTGAAAGCTTTTTGGAACGGAAAATTTAATGAATAGCGCCGTTACAGATTTTTCGAGTCGTGAGTCCTAACCGCGAAGGCACAAAAGTCTCAATATCAAACCATTCCCACCATGGGAACTTGTCAGCTCAATGTTTGACATAATTAGTTTCTCTAGAACATAGGAACTTACCAGATAGCACAAGACAATTGTTGTACTCCGTCCCCTCCCAGCTTTGCAGTGAATATATGTCATTCTACCGCAGGATGTATTTCCTGATTAAGCATGAAGAATTATCATCTAAAATCTCCATATCTCACAAGAAGTGAAGGTGTGAATGGCCTATACATATTCAATTCTGGCCAATCAAATAAATATTTTCTTAGTTACAACAATCAATTTGGGGTAATTTGTTGCTCACTTACTATGAATGAAA contains the following coding sequences:
- the LOC124666360 gene encoding phosphatidylglycerophosphate phosphatase PTPMT2-like is translated as MAATESARRRGQRKAKEAAVGAAARALFYPTLLYNVVRSKVQAEFRWWDEVDQFILLGAVPFRKDVPRLQKLGVHGVITLNEPFETLVPSSMYQSRGIDHLVIPTRDYMFAPSLVDINQAIDFIHRNTSCGRMTYIHCKAGRGRSTTIVLCYLVKYKNMTPTAAFEYVRSKRARVLLTRSQWKVVQEFSTKVVGAAASKTEDVVLSTEDGSGSPGVIKNNASLSSDKTTPLRPMMKMLSCLLPSPVRSGNSLSHADLHT